AGAGGACATTCAAAAGTGAGATTCGATCTCCGGAAGTGGATTATTTTGATTCGACAGAGGCACGATTGCTTGCGCTGTAGATTCCACCATTGTTGACGAGCTTCAGCGCTTATCGAAGAGAGCAGAGAGGAACAAAACACCGACTATGGAGGTAATCGCTGGGAGAAATCGCCGAGAAAATCAATTGTTGCTGGTGATATTAtgatggaggtggtggtggtggtggcgtcGTCGGTGAATCGCCATGACGTTaaaaaatggagagagaaaatggtgagagaTTGAGAATGGGGTTTGATCAGAGAGAAAATGGCGAGGGACGAGGTTAGAGGAGATATAAAAATAGATATGTTATAATAAGCATGTGCAGGTGTTGTTTTTAGCTCATATGCAGCTATCTTTAGCTGCATAGGTATGCAGCTATTAATTATTACATGATGGAGCTCTTAAGCATTGCAGTAGTCTAGTAATTTAGTATTCAAACTGGCGATAATTTGATGATTCACCAATGGTTTGCTTGCCTGCTTTGAAATATTGAGAGCCATCTAATTGTCCAGATTAGCCCATCTATTGCATATTTTCTTTCATAGTCTGTAAAGATTTTAAACCTTCAATGTTATATGCTCAAAATATAACCCCAATACATACATCCAGAGATAGAACTTCTAAATTTGGTTGAGTCTTTCCCAATACGTATTTAATAGAAATGAATTACCCAATACGTATTTAATAGAAATGAATTACATTTCTCGCACTGTGCATAAGGAATATTTGACCTTCAGGAAGAATTCCAAATTTTATTCACACTTTCACAGGCAAATGAAAACATAGATGTTTGTAACCGACTGTTGaagaatcttttttttttttttttccaaatgcTTTTGCAAATGCAACTATATGTCCCAAAAAGTGAAACCAAACAGTTGTCTTTTGGGTATTTTCTATGTTACGGACACAATGTCGGGAATTCTCTCTCCCTCACTTCCCATTGATCTACAGGTCTCTTGAAATGGAATACTCAGCAGAAGCTTCCAGTTATGTTGACAACTTAGTGAATGGTTCATATATTCCATGTCTGTTTGTATAGCTTTTGAATCTACACTACGGAGATTACTGGGCCCTTTCTTTTAGACTTGGGTTATATGCTGTGCGTTGGGTTATTTGGTTTCGACTTGTTTTTTGACCTCTAAGGAGGGCACAACTAAATTATGATTGCAGAAACTTCAAATAGAATTAAGAGGACCAAAAGAGGTCATAGAACGCATCCTCATTGGCAACATAAGTGAATGCTTTTAATTCCCAGAATGAAGATTCTAACTATTATGTCTGTGGGAAACTTGTGATTTATTTACATACATATATTAGTATAGTATTATTCACTCTTTTGTATAATGATTtcccttttccctttttcctatttgttttttttttttgttttggttcTTCTGAACTTATGATTTCAAATAATGTTAGTGGTGAGTAAACAATGAACATGTCTTACTAGTTACGCACTTACACACACTCAGTAATTGTAATTGTAACTATATGGTTTTAACCACATGAGGCGTTTGGTGAGAGGGAGTTAGAGATATATTTATTTTAAGACAAATACTTTTGAATTTGATACCTTTTCTACTCTTTTGCCAAATATCCCAACTTTTATATTTCGTATTATGTAGTTCGTAACCTAGAAACTTGCTTGTAACAATTTTCGCTCCTCCAAATCAAATATATTGAGTAGTTACAATTTAGGTTTAGCATACATTAGTGAAAAGTTCACGACTTTGACAAAATCAATGTAGTGATGTAAACATAGTATTCTTTTTGTCTAATAAGATATTGCAGGAGATGGCCATCTTGTCTCATTGTTTCCGTTCTGATGCTTTGTGGTGGCATACCACAGTAAGTATACTATTGATAAGGAGTTCGCAAATCTGCAGAAAATGATAAGGAGTTCGCAAATCTGGAGTCATTATTGTTTGAATTTctgaacaaatatttacttaAATGAGGTTACATGCTAAATTGTCCTCCCTTGTTCTTGTTAACATAAATATAAAGGAACGCATGAGGCGGCGTCAAAAAAGTGATTGCCTGTATTAACCTTTACTTAAATCAGTAAatataaacaaattaaacacAAAAACATTTTATATTACAAAATAAAAGGGAGTCATTTGAAAAATATTACTAAAATCACCAAATAttaaaataggaaaaaataTCAATAAAAAAAGGGGCAAGAATTAATTCACCATTTAAGTATTATTGTGTGTGCATTTTTAAATTACAAGCATGCATCACGtgcataaaaatttagttaACATAAACCAAACTAATCCTTACTGTATTTATGTCACCTATGGGCTATGACCCCATTCATCACATCCTCGTTTCTTTTTTACGGaatatttatatatgtatattttttttttgcgactCTAACTGTTAGCAAAGGCATGAATGCCCTAGAATCCTGGATCAGTTGAATCCTTTAGTTGAATATATTGTTTTCCCTCTTGCCTCTCTAAGACAGAAGATAGATTTAGCGTCTTTTTAGCTTTAGCCTATTCAGGAGTTATACTATCCAGGATTCCAGGGTAACAGGCCAAGAACCGGGATAATTTGGCTTTCTGCTCCCAAAATTTAAACTTGTGACCGCCAGTCAGGGATCCTAACAGTTTAGGTCCATCTTGTGTGCTCATAGTAGACATCCAAATTGTCATGGTCCTCTCTCTGTTGTTACTACCGGTTTTTTGCAGTGCTCTTTCCTGAACTTCTGGACAAATTATGTTGTTGGCTGCTTGGTGAACTGGCTATCTGAACTTGAGAACTGGGACACATTACAGTGTTGGTTGTTTGGTGAACTGCTATTTGAAGTCTGGCGTTTTCACCTTAGCCGGTGTTATCTAAGTTTCCTTAACATGCCAAGAATTTTTAACTCGAATTACTTAACAGTCTAGAATAGAAGTTTCCGTGTTCCTAATGGTtctttcacttggaaattcgtTTATCCTTGTCTTTTGTTGAGTAGGTTTTCTCTTACTGCAATATCTTTGGCTTTCCAGGCTTGCGTTTGTTGGCATTATAAGGACATTTTTAACAAAGAAAAATTGTCCTGATATTTTGGTATAATTAATCACTGGAAGTTAGGGTACTTGGGAGTTGAGAGGGTTTTTGTCTTGATGGATTTCATAACAGAACTTCCGAGGTTAATGAGAATAGTTTAATCATACAAAAGAAGGTTAGATAAAAAGAAATGTCTACGTAACAGGAAAAAGTCGGTTGAAAACAAGATATGTGTTGAGAATTTGAGATGGTAGCTCAAGTCGACCTGGGCTGTGAAAGCGTGTCTGATTTCAAGTAATCTGTATCTGCAGGTATTTTAGCTTGCCTAGATGGATACATGAACATTGCAATGGAGCAAACAGAAGAGTATGTTAACGGCCAGCTGAAAAATAAATATGGTGACGCATTTATTCGTGGAAACAATGGTAATTGCTGGAAGCTGTTCTCTTTTTCCAAATTTTAATTGTTGGTTTTCGTGCTTCCAAAATTATGTTTCTCTGAACTGGTTCCCTTTTTCAAATGCAGTGCTTTATATCAGTACAACAAAGAGGACACTTGCTGATGGAGCATAGTTCTGGGCTGAAAATTGGTTGAAGCAACCTGAACCTTGTGCCGTTGTTATTCTGACATTGAAGTTATAGGCTTTATAGATCTATATTGGGGCAGGAGATTGTAACTGGTGAACCTGGTTTTCTTCCCGTTCCAGATTACTGTATGTAACAAGCACATCGACGTGAAGAGTTAATTGTTAGAATGACATTTAAAATCATCAGTTAGTTCAATTTTGTTTTTGCATATTTTGGGTGTGGCTGATGTAATCCATATGAGTGTCAGAGAACATGTGACCTTATTTTGTTCTAGACATAATCGGTTTATTTCCCAAACTCTGTTCTTTTCATCTTATTGTttattagatcagatcagaaaaatctAGACCATACTAGAAAAAGCAAAACCACTTACATAAACATTTAGGCCAGACCAtaactagaaaaatcagataAGATTAGGTGAGGAAAACAAAAGGGGGCCTTTGGTTTAACAAAGGAAAAGGgaaagaaagagaaaggaagGCAAAAGTGTTTGATTTCCTGCCTTAGTTTGTTTTAGAAGTATTAGAATTCACCCCACCACACTATACTTCCTTGACCTTAAGGTaatttatttctctctcctctatctCTTAGATCGGTTGGTTAGGGTTGTCTTAGCGGTGGGTTGGGTGTTTTTCTGGGTAGTTGGGTTTGTTTTAAGGGTGGGTTTGGTGGTCAAAGTCGATTTCTGGGTGGTGTGGTTATTTGAGGTGGTGTTTTGGGTGTTGGGTTGGTTTTTTCGAGGGTCGAGGTGGGTTTTGTGGTGGTTGGCTCCGGCAAAGATGGTGGTTGGGTTTTCATGGGCGGTGAGGTTATTTTAGGTGGTGGGTTGGGTTTTGTGATGTTGGCTCCGACGAGGATGACACACCGGCGAAAATGGCGACTCCAGGGATCTAATGAGAGTGGCATGTGGTTGTGGGATGGTGTTGGCATGAAGGTGTATTGGTGGTCACGGTGGATGTGGTGGTGTGTTGATGACTTAGGGAAAGGGAATGTAAATACAATGGGGGGTGGGGTGAATCTGAACAGAGCACTTTAGGGGTAAGGAGGGGGTAAAGAGAATGATTAAAATGCCATAACAAAGGGAACTTTTCCCTTTTCTGAATACTCCAACCAAACGGCCCTTAAGTGTTTGGTTGTTACTTTGTTCTCAACTGGAATTTGATAAAAGTATTTGGTGAAAATATATCTTGAAGACAAACGAAAAGACAACTATTATCATCCAAACATAGGGTTTGCTTTAAAGCTTGTAAAAATTGACCAATTTTTATGCTAATCTTTAGCAGGGGCGGGTTTGGGCAGGTTAGTCTCGATTTCAGGTCTGAAATGCATTTTGATGCAAAATTTCTAAGATTTCAGAATCTGAAATCAGTTTAGGCCAGTTTTCTTTGTTAAAGTTAGAAATACTTGTATGTTGCAGTACTACCTTGCAAAATCAGTCTAGACATGACCAAAAACGCGATTCCGGAGAGTTCTTGATCAAAATCAGGTTTGAACAGCAAATTGCTGTTTCCTCTTCATGATGGTTTAACAAAGTTTGTCATCCAAGGAGGAATAATCGAAATCTAGGTATTATTTGTATCTACATCTTGCCGAGATTTACATTCGAATACCCCTTACAGTATGGAGGAATATCTAACTCCATCAAGTCCCAATATCTAGCTTAAATTGCCTCACTATTTTAATACGAGGAGGCGTATAAATATGCTGTCTTCCCAAGGTTGCACCGAGGTTGTTAAAATGGTCAAGATGAACCTGGGAACCGAGCTGCATAAAAATTCGATGAATTCCTTGCTTCCATCACTTTTATTACCAATAGTTTCCACTTTGCCTCTTCTTTCTTACTCTGTTGCCTCACCTTTCCCTTGAAGTGCCTGAAAATGTGGAACAAAAATGCTTATCTCTTAAAAACTTTATACCAAACATGCTCTTAGTTCTAATAAATAAAGGTGATCCTTGCTTACCTACAGAGCGGAACATTGCAAGATTCAGGGATGTCACACATGCGTGAATGAAGTTCAAGAAGTTGCCACATACGCTTGCATTGAGCACAACCGCCTGGAACTCTAGTCTTGCAACTGAAAAAATGGCGTACTAGCATTTCAATCCCCTTACAAGCTGGGAATCCGCATGGAACTTCACTTCCTTTAAGCATCTTGTCTCTTGGTCCGATACTGCTACAACCATCCCTGCATATATGAATCagggcttcaattgccttgtgCAGTTGCAAGTACACCTTTTTCTCTTCCATCTTACGCTGCCTCTCTTGCTTCCTCTGCCAACATAAATCAGTACCATGATAACACTATATCATTTcagattttcttttcttttctgggTTCTATATACATACAGTAATCACGTTAATTATGAAAAATGTTTCAGTTCACTCACAGAATCTGCTTCGACAACAGACTCCAAAAGCTCTTGTTCAAGTGCAGGATTAACACGCCTCATGACCTTCCATCCTTCGGTGGATGCAACAGTTTTAAAGTGTTTCACGACCATTCTGATACATATCAAGGTAAGCCTGGGTGCATCACACTTGCATGCTAATTGGAGCACATCTATTACATTTTCTGTGTTCACCCAGCAGTTCTCTAGATACTTCATACAGATTCGTTTCAATAAAGGAACCACAAAAGAATGTGACAGAACCAACAAGTGGAGAACATGATTCTTTAGATCTTCTTCTTCGTAGCTGTGATAAGAAAACAGAAAGAAAGAACATTTGGTATATTCATGTGATATGAAACTGACACTCGAGGATATAAAATAATGAGAAAAAGGATGCAGACATACCAAGACGAGTACAAGAAACGGATAAAATTACAGACAGCTCCATGAGGCACCCCGGGAATCTTGACATACCGAATTCCATTCTTAGGCTTGGAATCCTCAAGATACTTCGCCAGAACAGGTGATGCAACACTCTACATTACACAAACACAGGAAAAAAAAGATGCTTATTGACCTTCTAAAACAATTTCCGTGTTTCAACTAAGGTTTAAACCGAAAATTACTACTTATAACTGCATAGTATATGAATTATCACAGTTGAACATAAAAGTTAGTTAAGAGCAGTTACCAGAACACAGAAATGTGCAGGAACAATTGCATTGTCTTCAGTAATGAGATAAACATCAGCAGCATAACCCCCTTCAAAGAGCTTGTCCCATTGATCccttgtttcttttggaatGAAGCAACATTCCTCTGAATTCCCTCGATAACTCCTTTTTGAACTGATCGATCTAGGTAAGGGAGGCGGAGCAGGAATATTACTCTGTGACGAGGAACAGGAGATTGGGATTTCCTCCGTTTTACTGGTTTTGATAGAGCTATGCAGATGATTATTAGTAGGCGGTGCACACGAATAATCACACACAGCTGAAGCCATTAACTGCTGCCAAGGAACCTTTACAAGTTAGCTTATTGTTCCGAACTTGATCTAACCGAATTTATAAGCTAGCTAATAACTTCGTTGGTTAATCAACCTACCAAGATAACATTATCCATCACATAACTCAACTTAACAAGCTTAACCAACAAACGATTAATCGCGTTTGTAATTAAAGAATATGTAAGAGTCTCTCACAAGTAATTCCCAGAAAGAAGGCCTAGTATTGTGGATTAAGATAAGTAGTTTCGTATTAAAGAAGCTAGTAAGTACAATGTATAGAATAAAAAGGGTCATAAACTCCTAGGATCATCCATTATTGGATTATAAACATGATTATATTaatacaactatacaagtatACAATAATTGAGATTAGCAGATGCAGTTAAGTGTTAACACACTTACACAAGCATGTCAACTTCAAAACTAAAAGTAGGAAAGAGATGTGCATGCACATGAGTGGATCAGATCCGAGGTTCTTGAATATAGTAAGTCTATTttaaacaataatataaataaattattaatccAAATTACTAGTCTAAAAATAAGTGTAGACGTGTAGTTTTAGGACATTTTTGTAAAACGACCTtttacaattccctttttcgttttattttatcGAGGATGAGACGGTAGTCTGCAGAGCACTGGGATCGGTTTCAGACTTTCAGCTATGTTATTCGGACTCTTCATTTCACCTTAAATACCCGAGTTGGACAATTAGACACTTAACACGCACATAACCGAGTCGTACATTTGGACACATGTAACAAGGGGTCCCACCTTAGATCGATACTTGTCATCAAGCTTACTAGAGGGATTTGCTTTGCCTAACCGAATATACCAAATTCTTACGAGCCTAGCTTTATGGGTCACATGTAACGTTTGAAACTCATAAAAAAAAGGCCAAGTTGAAGTGTTTTAATGGGATAGGATTATAGGAAGTATTGATTGACTATTCAAGCAAATTGAAATACGGTGTACAAACAAAATTCTACTCTCATTAATTAAATCGAAAGAGATCATGAAAAAATCCCTTCACATGATTTCGCAAAcaaagtcttagaaagtttctGCTACCATTAGCTTAACCTGACACCCCCACTCCTTAGTCACTTATTTTATTCCCTCATGCATATTGTAATACAACTTACATACAAATATACAATTGAGCAAATTAATACGAGCTATTTAAATTACATAATTAACGTAACTATTAATATACGAAATACATAACACGCAGTTGAACACGTTCAGGGAGGTCAAAAATCATAACTACCAAAGACAAATTACTAATTTTGATTAACACAATGATGAACTACCCTTCTAAGTAGAAACCAACCCCTCCctacaaaagaaaaataatctgGCAACATTTAATCTTAAAGATATAATCTTTGATACTAAAAACAACATCAAAACCAAAACCCACAAAAGAAATTGAAACAGGATTGAA
This genomic stretch from Spinacia oleracea cultivar Varoflay chromosome 3, BTI_SOV_V1, whole genome shotgun sequence harbors:
- the LOC110788938 gene encoding BTB/POZ and TAZ domain-containing protein 3 isoform X2, translated to MASAVCDYSCAPPTNNHLHSSIKTSKTEEIPISCSSSQSNIPAPPPLPRSISSKRSYRGNSEECCFIPKETRDQWDKLFEGGYAADVYLITEDNAIVPAHFCVLSVASPVLAKYLEDSKPKNGIRYVKIPGVPHGAVCNFIRFLYSSCYEEEDLKNHVLHLLVLSHSFVVPLLKRICMKYLENCWVNTENVIDVLQLACKCDAPRLTLICIRMVVKHFKTVASTEGWKVMRRVNPALEQELLESVVEADSRKQERQRKMEEKKVYLQLHKAIEALIHICRDGCSSIGPRDKMLKGSEVPCGFPACKGIEMLVRHFFSCKTRVPGGCAQCKRMWQLLELHSRMCDIPESCNVPLCRHFKGKVRQQSKKEEAKWKLLVIKVMEARNSSNFYAARFPGSS
- the LOC110788939 gene encoding sm-like protein LSM36B gives rise to the protein MSTGGEKASGNTKTPADFLKSIRGRPVVVKLNSGVDYRGILACLDGYMNIAMEQTEEYVNGQLKNKYGDAFIRGNNVLYISTTKRTLADGA
- the LOC110788938 gene encoding BTB/POZ and TAZ domain-containing protein 3 isoform X1, with product MASAVCDYSCAPPTNNHLHSSIKTSKTEEIPISCSSSQSNIPAPPPLPRSISSKRSYRGNSEECCFIPKETRDQWDKLFEGGYAADVYLITEDNAIVPAHFCVLSVASPVLAKYLEDSKPKNGIRYVKIPGVPHGAVCNFIRFLYSSCYEEEDLKNHVLHLLVLSHSFVVPLLKRICMKYLENCWVNTENVIDVLQLACKCDAPRLTLICIRMVVKHFKTVASTEGWKVMRRVNPALEQELLESVVEADSCYHGTDLCWQRKQERQRKMEEKKVYLQLHKAIEALIHICRDGCSSIGPRDKMLKGSEVPCGFPACKGIEMLVRHFFSCKTRVPGGCAQCKRMWQLLELHSRMCDIPESCNVPLCRHFKGKVRQQSKKEEAKWKLLVIKVMEARNSSNFYAARFPGSS